The following are encoded together in the Raineyella sp. LH-20 genome:
- a CDS encoding polyketide synthase: MIAVVGFSARSAGSSDADEFWQIVAGAVPQFAPAPFDRWREDSVLSHERSRPFTSYTNTMAALEDPYGWDRAGFGIPVARARGMDPQQRLTLTLARETFDRAGRTPQSVAGRGIATIVGVSSNDYRLVTVAPVIARMTADGSFGVDDPAVEQGLMTAASSGIQRIGGYSMSGVLNNIIPSVVQQQFDLNGPSFAVDSACSSGLTAIHLACTLIESGEVDECLAGGVYVALTPDVLIGFAQVGALSPTGTCRPFTAAADGFTLGEGGALLLLKNLDAARRDNDPIYAVIEGWGASSDGRAPGIMTPTSEGQVRAIRAARRRAGGELPVDYIEGHGTGTTVGDAQEILSVSGTDPDPDGPGLPIGSVKAIAGHTLAASGALSTVKAVQMIRHQIVPPQPPVRTGVHPGLASTRLHVAGHRDRHRDVRRIAINSFGFGGANGHLLVSHPEGTQR, translated from the coding sequence ATGATTGCAGTGGTTGGTTTCTCCGCACGCTCCGCCGGGTCCTCCGACGCCGACGAATTCTGGCAGATCGTGGCCGGCGCGGTGCCGCAGTTCGCCCCCGCCCCCTTCGATCGATGGCGCGAGGACTCCGTCCTCTCGCACGAACGCAGCCGTCCGTTTACCTCCTACACCAACACCATGGCCGCGCTGGAGGATCCGTACGGGTGGGACCGTGCGGGCTTCGGGATCCCGGTCGCCCGGGCCCGGGGGATGGATCCCCAGCAGCGCCTCACCCTCACCCTCGCCCGGGAGACCTTCGACCGGGCCGGCCGGACGCCGCAGTCGGTGGCCGGGCGCGGCATCGCGACCATCGTCGGGGTGAGCTCGAACGACTACCGGCTGGTCACGGTCGCCCCGGTCATCGCCCGGATGACCGCCGACGGCTCCTTCGGGGTCGACGATCCCGCTGTGGAGCAGGGCCTGATGACCGCGGCCTCGTCCGGGATCCAGCGGATCGGCGGCTATTCGATGTCCGGGGTGCTGAACAACATCATCCCCTCGGTGGTCCAGCAGCAGTTCGACCTCAACGGGCCCTCGTTCGCCGTGGACAGCGCCTGCTCCTCCGGCCTCACCGCGATCCACCTCGCCTGCACCCTGATCGAGTCCGGTGAGGTCGACGAGTGCCTCGCCGGCGGCGTCTACGTGGCGCTGACTCCGGACGTCCTGATCGGCTTCGCCCAGGTCGGTGCCCTCTCCCCCACCGGCACCTGCCGGCCCTTCACCGCTGCGGCCGACGGCTTCACCCTCGGGGAGGGCGGCGCCCTGTTGCTGCTCAAGAACCTCGACGCCGCCCGACGCGACAACGACCCGATCTACGCCGTCATCGAGGGCTGGGGCGCCAGCTCCGACGGCCGGGCGCCCGGCATCATGACCCCCACCAGCGAGGGACAGGTGCGCGCCATCCGCGCCGCCCGGCGCCGCGCCGGCGGGGAGCTGCCGGTCGACTACATCGAGGGTCACGGCACCGGGACCACCGTCGGTGACGCCCAGGAAATCCTCTCGGTCTCCGGCACCGATCCCGACCCCGACGGCCCCGGCCTGCCGATCGGCTCGGTCAAGGCCATCGCCGGGCACACCCTGGCCGCGTCCGGTGCCCTGTCGACGGTCAAAGCCGTGCAGATGATCCGCCACCAGATCGTCCCGCCCCAGCCGCCGGTGCGCACCGGCGTGCACCCCGGCCTCGCGTCGACCCGGCTGCACGTGGCCGGCCACCGCGACCGCCACCGCGACGTACGGCGCATCGCCATCAACTCTTTCGGATTCGGCGGGGCCAACGGCCACCTGCTCGTCTCCCATCCCGAAGGAACCCAGAGATGA